In Legionella cincinnatiensis, the DNA window TAAAATTGTAATCTAAATAATAACCTGTGGCTTCATCCCATAAATAGAAATTTATATTATTTGCACGAATTTTTGCTCGTTTCTGCCATTTATTTGCTGCATTATTATTGCCTAATATTTCATATATTCTTTGTATATCGCATTCCATTTGATACAACAAAACATTTAAATCTACCGGAGCATAATCTAAAATAGCAGCACCAAAAGGCCCATATTTTGCTGTAATATCAAAACCAGACTCTCTAATTGTTCGATCTGCAATATAAAAATAGTTTGTTAACTGATTTTTTTTGTTATCATAGAAAAGAGTCTTATCATAATCAGTGACAGAGTGTGTATTAAAATAATTTACTACTTTTCTATAATACAGTGGTGACTCTTCAGGGGTTTGCCCCTCTCCACTGGAGTAATATCGGGACAAACCAATATTAGGAATCGCATGTGGTGGGGATGTCCAAAACTGATAAAGTTTCTCAATCGCTGGCAATGTGGATTTTAACCACATATTATTTGGAACTTTATTATAATAAGCTAATATCATTTCTGTGAGTAATGGAGGCTGGGTTCTTCCTAAATAATAGGTACGATTGGCATTTAAAATCATTCCATAATTTATTACTTCATAAATTAAATTGTCTACCATATTTTTGGCAAGATTAAATCGCTTATTTTCTAGTAGTCCCAATTCAATGAAAAAGCTATCCCAAGCATACATTTCATTAAATCGACCTCCAGGTACCACATAAGGATAGGGCAAATAAAGCAAACCATGCCTCATGATCGATGTACGATCCTGGGGTAAATATTCAAACTTAACTTGGCTTGCTATTTTTATATTTTTTGATTTGACTTTTTTGAGGTTTTCACCTTGAGGTAAATAAACTATAAATTCGCTTACTGATAATTTAGGATCGAAACTAGATTGAAGCCAATCCTCTCTTACTAATAAATCCCAACTTTTATCAATGTATTGAGTAACTTTTAAATCAATATCATCTCTTGTACTCGAAAATGCATTTTTAAATAATACAAGGAATATAAATAAATAATAAACGTATGGGCTTTTATAAATTTTACGCAAGTTAATATCCATTATTCGATTAAATAAAAGTAGAACTTACAAGCAAGTAGCGTTTAAGTTTTATTATTTATGGAGCAATTGACTCATGAATGCAAAAAGCAAATTTGCAACCAGCTTGAAGCTAAAAATTTTTGTTAACTACGCGTTAATGAAGTATTTAAGCGATTAATCATAGTTAAAATTCCTTATTAGCATCCCTTACCAAAAGCGGAGTATTCAACCTAATGATCATAGTATACTATTTAATATTGATTGTTAAATCAATGAACCAATTTGTTCGCCCATTCGATACCATTCATCATATCTCAGGAAATCACCTTATTTAATTAGCTTCTAATCCAAATCTCGCCTTAATAGTTGAACTATCATCAGGAAAAATGGTTCTACGATATTCTTCTTTAAATTTATTAGAGAGGCCAGAGGAGTGTTGCTCTTCTGTCTGTTGATTACTTTCTTGATTATTTTGACTCACCTGATTTAGTCGATTTGATAGAATATCTTCTCCAAGTTTGTTCGCTCGGACTTCCAGCTCCTTATATTCATTGTCGCTCAAGGAATGATCATTTATTAACTGTTTATTCATTTCACTCCATCTCTTTATTTTCTCTTTCTTTTGTTGCACTTGTGCTAAAAAATCACCCGAATCTGTTGCAGGAGCAACCGAACTTAATGGCGAAGGATTTTTGATATCACCCTTATGTTGAGACAAAGTTTCCGCGATACTCTTTAAAGATTGCGGGGAAAGATCGGGTTGAGGTATTGGATTGGCTTGTGGATTACCTGGCGATTTATATATGGGTTCCCATGCTTTTATTATACTATTTATTATATTAGAACCAGCAGTAAAGAGTCCTCCACCAGCAATAAAACCGCCAACTGCGAATACAGCAGCAACTAAGCCAACTTGGGCTATTAAATTGGCGCCAGCTAGAGCCCCTAGAGTAAGGCCATAGACCCCGAAACCCAGAACAGCAGATGCAACAGCAGGCCAAGCAAAAAAGGCAACTACGCCTAAAACAGCAGTAGCCAACACAGCAGCACTTATAGCCATGATCGCTCTTTTATGTTTTTTGATAAAAGATTCTTTCGGTTTTGGTATCTCCAATATAAGCTCTTGGGGATATATCTCCTGAATAACTGGTGAACCTAATGCTGGCGGTGATGTAACTTTATTTATGTTTTTGTTTTGTTTTGAGTCGTGAATTGGCATATTTTACTCCAAATCTTATACAAATTATTTAATAGTTTGAGGCTAAGGATACTGAGTATTCCTTTATCATTTCTTAATGTTGGTATTTAAGACTTTCTTTTCACCAACAAGTGGTTAATATAAAATCATTTATCTTGAAAAATAACCAATCAATTAATTTTATGTGTCATATCAACCATTTTAATATTTTATTATTTTCAATAAATTGAATACTGATTTCTATTTTAGAGCTCATCAAAATGAATTAATATTTGTCAGTGGAAGTTATACCGCAAACCTAAAAGGTAGAGAGAAAAAATTACTCCCATTCCGAGTAATTCTTAGAGAAAGGGAGAATTTAAATGTATCGCTTAGATCTTAGAACAAGACTATTCGTCGTCGGGAACTGAATTGTCGAGAGACTCTGGAACGCAGTATTATTTAACTACTATGTTCGTATACTTATTTAACCATCGAGTGACTTCTTCAACCGTTTGCTGATTCACTTCAATTACCTGATGATAAAGTTTATCCCGCATCGATTGATTTCCCGCTTTCGAGTATTGTTCTAGATATTGACAGGCTAAAAACATACGTCTAGTTCCTATACAGGCAACCCCTCCTTTTATTTTATGCGTCAAGTGATCAATTTGACTCCAATCCTGCTCCAGGTAAGCCTTCTTCATGTTTTGGATGTCTTGTTGTATGGTTGGGGAAGTAAATTCTTTCAATAACTGAAACAATAATGAGACGTCATTAATGTATTTCATTCCTTCTTGCGTATCAAAAAGAGAAACTGAATCTAAGGAGAGTAATTCTTCAGATACAGGAACGGAAATAGAGGGTTGTGAACTTTGGTTTACCGTAATCACGCTAGATACTTGCTTATCCAAATGACACTGCTTCACCATCTCTTTTAGCATCTGAATATTGATGGGCTTTCTAAATACCTCATTCATTCCTGCATGAATACATTCAACTCGCGCTGTTTCTAGTGCATGGCCTGTTAAACCCACAATGGCAACCGCAGGAACATTATTTATTTTTTCCCAATGCCGAATGTGTCTTACTAATTCGATTCCGGATATTTCCGAAAGACCAATATCCGTAATAATGAGATCGAAACGAGTGGATTTAATGCATTCCAAAGCCTCATTAGCATCCATAGCTGAGGTGAATCGATATCCTTCACTAGCAACAAATGATTCTAAAACTTTTAAAGCAATAGGGTTGTCTTCGACTAATAACACGTGAAGAGAACTCCCATCAATTTGGTTCACATACGACTCATTGCTTTTTTCGTTGGGTATTAAATTTTCTTTAAATCCAATACGGCAATTTAAATCAAAAGAAATAGTAGTTCCCTCTCCTTCCTTACTTTCTAAAGTAAGATGGCCGCCTAATAAAGTAACGTACGATTGAACAATATGAAGACCTAGACCGTATCCCATTTGATTTCCTTCATAAGAAGGATTAACACGAAAAAATTGCTCGAACACTTTATCTTTTTGCATTTCAGGAATGCCAATCCCCGTATCTGAAACACTAAAATGCAACAGCGTATGAAAAGCAGTAAAAGATAATGGCTTGATTGTAAGCGTAATACCTCCAGCTTGAGTAAATTTTACTGCGTTTCCCAAAAGATTTAATAAAATGTGATGGATTTTTTTTCTATCACTAACAATAAATTGAGGCACATTAGAATCAATAGTGCAGGTGAAGGTTAAATTTTTTGTTACAATTGTTGGAGCTTCCAGTTTTATTAAATCATCAATGCATTGACGTAATTCAAAAGTTTCTTCATGGATGTCCATTTCATTGGCACTGCCCGCGCGCACATCCTCTAATATCTCATTAAGCATCGTTAAAAGTTGATTGCCACTTTCATACAATAAGTGCGCCTCTTCCTTATGCACAGGATTGGTTAAATTCTTTTCCAATATCTCAGAAAGACCAATTACCCCTGTGAGCGGCGTACGGATATCATGGCTCATATTGGCAATGAATTCAGTTTTAGCAATTTCTGCTTGCTTTTCCTTGGTAATATCAATCGTGATACCTAATACACCAATCGTAGAGCCATTTTCGCTGGTAATAGGTACTTTACTCACTAGAGTATGAAAGATTTCTCCATTATGGCGCACCAAAATTTGCGGCAGTTTCAAAACAGGTTTTCCATGTTGTAATATTTCCTTATCGACTTCACGATAACTTTCAGCAATTACCTTATCTGAAAATAAATCGAAATCAGTCTTTCCAATGATATCATCGGAGGATTTTAGGCTAAAAAACTCAGCAGCCATTTCATTACAACCAACGTATTCTAGATCTTTATTTTTCCAATAGACATAACAGGGGATTCGATTGATCATGCTCGACAAAAAATGGCGAATTTCATCCACATACTGATTCACGGGAAGATGTTTTTCAAAAACATGTCCCGTCATTTTTTCTATTTCATGTTCTAAAGTGATGTAGGTATCATCGACCTCTGAAATATCCTTATCGAGTAAAAACCAATGTGTTTTATTGTCTATAATGACTCTTACTTTACTCCATACTCGATAATATTTATTAATAATCATGATCTTGGGGCAAATGAGATTCATATTTTTATCTAAAATGGGCGGAAGCCTTGCTTCTTCCCAAACGGATAGAAAGGGCTTTCCTATCCAAGAAGATGCTTTAATATTTAATATTTTTTTAGCGCAACGATTAACCAAAACTACATTCATGAACCGATCAATGACGATTAAGGAACATGAGGCAATGTCATAGGCTTTAGCCATCACAGGCAGTTCTTCTTGGGTTATTCTCATAAATTAGTTATTTTCATGATTAAAAATTTGTATCCTTTCATTGATAAAAATCGTTTTTTTGCAGAAATTCAGCAATCATTTTGCTATTTTCTTCATTCATAATCGTGTCATGATTCGCATCAATAGTCTGACACATAATATTTCCTTTATTAAATTTAGCCCACCCATTATAAGGATCATCAATCTCTTGATAGCCTTCGTTCAATTCCTTAGCTTTAAACAGTATCATATCCTGGCTTGTCATTGTTGGTTGATGCTCTAATAACAACCGCATCCGTTCTGCAGCCAAATCAGCAAGCGCTTTAGTTTTTTTATCGTCCATTGAGAAAAGGTGTTCTATAGAATAACTGTCCTCACGCTGCCTCGGTGAAAATACAGACCAGCTTTCAATTAAAGCTAATAAACCTATTTTATGGTGTTGTTTTCGTAAAAGGTAGGCTATTTCATAAACCATTGTCCCACCAAAAGAGTAACCAACAAGATAATAAGGCCCTTTAGGTTGAATCTGTAAAATCGCATCAACATACTGCTTGGCCATAGACTCAATACTGTCATACAACATTTTTCCAACGGAAATGCTTGGATCTTGTATGCCGTAAATCGATGCAGATTTCCATAAGGATGCTATTTCATTAAAACAATAAACCAAGCCGCTCACGGGATGACAAAAGAATAGTTTAGGTTTTACCTCATCAATTTCATTTAAAGGCACAATAATATCAATAGATTGTTTCTGACTTTCGCTAATCAATTGACGCAATAAAGCGATAGTAGGTGCTTTGTACATATGTTGTATCGATAAAGAACAATCGAACATCGCATTAATTTTTTCAATCAATGTCATCGCCTTTAATGAATGACCACCTAAAGCAAAAAAATTATCTTCTCTACCTATGGAGTCTATGTGTAAACACTCCTGCCAAAGTTTGGCAAGCTGTTTTTCCAATTCGTCCTGAGGCTCTAAATAAGTATTTTTAATGTTCAAATGCTCCCGTGATATTCTGTTTTTTACCTCCTCATTCTCATTCACAGGATTTGCCAAAAGTTCTTGGTATCGAGCAAGCTCATAATTAGAAATGATAAGATGTCTATATGAAGTGGACAATGCGTTTAAAAATAAAGATTGGCCTTCTTTAGAACTGATGTCATTGCCCAGATTAAACAAATTTAAAGCATCAGTTTTCGATAAACACACACTCATACCCACATCACGCCAAGTATTCCAATTGAGACTTAAGGTAAATTTTGAATGAAACAAATTCGATTGCGCCATAACATCCAGGCTCGCATTAGCAGCGCTATAGTCTATCTGGCCTTTCGCTCCCACTATAGCTGCGATGGAGGACATCAATACCACAAAATCAAGTATCGGTAGGTTTTGAGTTGCGTTGGCAAGATAATAAGCCCCATAAATTTTAGGGGAGAGTACCTGATGCGCTTTATCAGGAGTCTTTAAGTGAATAATCCCTTCTCCTGCGATACCTGCCGCATGAATGAGTCCATTTAGTTTTCCATAGTTTAGAAAAATCCAATGGAACAATTGAGATACATCCTGTTCATTAGTTACATCACAAGGATACAGATTTATTGAAGCACCTAAGCTTTGGATGTATTTTAATTGGCTTATGGTGTCATATTCTTGATGGTTTTTGTCCTCTAAAATCTGGGCCCATTGTTCTTGGGGGGGATAGGACTTTCTAGAACTTAAAATGAGAACTGGTTGATGTACCTGGCTTGCTATCGCCTCACTTAATGCCAGACCTATTCCTCCAAAACCCCCAGTGATAAGATAAATGCCCTTATCAGAAAGTCGCGATTTTAAGGAATTATTTTCAATGGCTACGTAGGCAGGAAACCAACGATAATTATTGCGGTATGCAATAAGAATATCCTTGGTTTCACTGATGGTGAGCGCGGCGAGGATATCCGCAAGTATCGATGTTAAATCAACTCCTTTTACCTCTCGCATAATATCAACCACAAGACAACGAATTAAAGGATGTTCTAAGGGTACTACATGACAAAAACTCGATAGAGTTGCATTAACGGGAGATAAACGCTCTGTTCCTAAAATAGGTTGCGTTCCATGCGTCATGATACAACAGCTCAATTCAGTCTGAGCTCCAATGACCTCAACATAGGCTTGGATCACATACAAGAGACTATAAAACCCCTTATCGAAACACACATCAATAGCGGTGCCCTCTTGTACTTCTTCTTCAACTCCATCAAGTGACCAACAATGAACAAATTTTGGGTGATTTAATGCCTCCCTTAAGCACTTAAAACAGTCAATATAGTGCTCTTTCAGCACAGGATTAATAGTAAAATGGGTTTGAGAATGAATAATAAAGGCATCACCCGCTTCAATAATAATAGGTCGTACGTTATAGAAACTCAAAACGTTGATAAGCTGTTGCCCTATATCTCTGGTGTCTTTAAAAATCACCCATTGGTAATCGCCTAGCGTGATATGATTCACTTCACTCAAAGCCTCACGTGTCCAAACAGGACTATATAGCTTTGTCTGTCTATTAAGCTTTAAAGAGCTTTCATCTGGATGTATCCAATAGCGTTGCCTTTGAAATGCGTAAGTAGGTAAGGCAATACTCTTTCGCACCGAAGATTCATGCAAAGGCTCTAAAAGAACAGGAACCCCTTTTGTCCACAATTGTCCAAGGGTAGTAAGAAATTGAGTCAGATCAGATACAGGCTTATAATGACTTGGAAGAGTGGACGTTACAAAGACATGCTTCGATGACATAGTATTGACAAACCCGCATAAAGATTGGCCTAAACCTACCTCCACAAAAAGTGGATGCTCATCTTGTAAGAGAAGATGAACTCCTTGAGCAAACTGAACTGTATACCGTAAGTGGCGGTACCAATAATCAGGACTCATCGCGTCTTCAGCAGAAAGCCAATCCCCGGTGACATTCGATACTATAGGTATCGTTGGAGGTGAGAGTGTGATATTAGAAAAGAGTTCTTTAAATGGTTTTTCCAAACACTCCATCATGCCACTGTGAAAAGCATGACTTACCTTTAATTTGTGATACTGTTTTTTGTGTTTTATCAAGTGTTTTTCTAGCACTCCAATGCTTTCAGTATTTCCTGCAAGCACGTATTGATGTGTCGCATTATGTAGTGCCAAGCTCACACCTGAAACTAATTGATATTCTTGGCACTCTTCATCCGAACATTCTAGTGACAACATCTGTCCTGCAGGTACATTAGCCATCAAAAGGCCTCGTTCACATACAAGTGCAATACCGTCTTCAAAGGAAAAAACACCAGCAACACAGGCTGCCACATATTCCCCAATACTATGTCCTATAAGTACATCAAGTTGAACCCCGCACTCCATAAGTAATCGTGCCAATGCGTATTCAATAATAAATAATGCCGGTTGAGTAAATTGTGTTGGTGCTAATGAATCCGTATCTGAATTTTTTATGAGATGAAGTAAATCACAATTTAAATAATGATTTGCTGTTTTAATGCCCTGTAATACATATTCCCTAAAACGAGGAATAGTATCAAATAACTCCATAGCCATT includes these proteins:
- a CDS encoding DUF5336 domain-containing protein; the protein is MPIHDSKQNKNINKVTSPPALGSPVIQEIYPQELILEIPKPKESFIKKHKRAIMAISAAVLATAVLGVVAFFAWPAVASAVLGFGVYGLTLGALAGANLIAQVGLVAAVFAVGGFIAGGGLFTAGSNIINSIIKAWEPIYKSPGNPQANPIPQPDLSPQSLKSIAETLSQHKGDIKNPSPLSSVAPATDSGDFLAQVQQKKEKIKRWSEMNKQLINDHSLSDNEYKELEVRANKLGEDILSNRLNQVSQNNQESNQQTEEQHSSGLSNKFKEEYRRTIFPDDSSTIKARFGLEAN
- a CDS encoding trehalase family glycosidase; this encodes MDINLRKIYKSPYVYYLFIFLVLFKNAFSSTRDDIDLKVTQYIDKSWDLLVREDWLQSSFDPKLSVSEFIVYLPQGENLKKVKSKNIKIASQVKFEYLPQDRTSIMRHGLLYLPYPYVVPGGRFNEMYAWDSFFIELGLLENKRFNLAKNMVDNLIYEVINYGMILNANRTYYLGRTQPPLLTEMILAYYNKVPNNMWLKSTLPAIEKLYQFWTSPPHAIPNIGLSRYYSSGEGQTPEESPLYYRKVVNYFNTHSVTDYDKTLFYDNKKNQLTNYFYIADRTIRESGFDITAKYGPFGAAILDYAPVDLNVLLYQMECDIQRIYEILGNNNAANKWQKRAKIRANNINFYLWDEATGYYLDYNFKKQERKYYPFATTFYPLWAGIASKEQAAAVVKHLPDLLMKGGIVTSTNYSGLQWDAPFGWAPMQYFAVFGLDKYGYNQFAIEVATKFINTINRGFQKDHAIFEKYDVNIISTQTDNKIKYSYTSNEIGFGWTNGVYLILSRYLKESKV
- a CDS encoding PAS domain-containing sensor histidine kinase, whose protein sequence is MRITQEELPVMAKAYDIASCSLIVIDRFMNVVLVNRCAKKILNIKASSWIGKPFLSVWEEARLPPILDKNMNLICPKIMIINKYYRVWSKVRVIIDNKTHWFLLDKDISEVDDTYITLEHEIEKMTGHVFEKHLPVNQYVDEIRHFLSSMINRIPCYVYWKNKDLEYVGCNEMAAEFFSLKSSDDIIGKTDFDLFSDKVIAESYREVDKEILQHGKPVLKLPQILVRHNGEIFHTLVSKVPITSENGSTIGVLGITIDITKEKQAEIAKTEFIANMSHDIRTPLTGVIGLSEILEKNLTNPVHKEEAHLLYESGNQLLTMLNEILEDVRAGSANEMDIHEETFELRQCIDDLIKLEAPTIVTKNLTFTCTIDSNVPQFIVSDRKKIHHILLNLLGNAVKFTQAGGITLTIKPLSFTAFHTLLHFSVSDTGIGIPEMQKDKVFEQFFRVNPSYEGNQMGYGLGLHIVQSYVTLLGGHLTLESKEGEGTTISFDLNCRIGFKENLIPNEKSNESYVNQIDGSSLHVLLVEDNPIALKVLESFVASEGYRFTSAMDANEALECIKSTRFDLIITDIGLSEISGIELVRHIRHWEKINNVPAVAIVGLTGHALETARVECIHAGMNEVFRKPINIQMLKEMVKQCHLDKQVSSVITVNQSSQPSISVPVSEELLSLDSVSLFDTQEGMKYINDVSLLFQLLKEFTSPTIQQDIQNMKKAYLEQDWSQIDHLTHKIKGGVACIGTRRMFLACQYLEQYSKAGNQSMRDKLYHQVIEVNQQTVEEVTRWLNKYTNIVVK
- a CDS encoding type I polyketide synthase encodes the protein MNKKKRSYAYSVIELFESQVNATSDYIALSDKKSQYTYCELNEKVNQFSQCLRKNGIIKGDCVAILLDPSTDFILCILAIVKLGAVYVPMDTLAPVTRLNHLLKETNPRLVITNDELKQKLQEISIPQYLVRQLHFESISYSKENIGEMIHPEEPLYMIYTSGSTGKPKGVIIPHQAVVNLAVVENYASVQRGQIVAQCNNLAFDASTFEIWSSLLNGGKLCVISKEIRANPMALKKTLEDNAVEYLLLPTALFHQLIKSAPKTLNQPKTILFGGEQINPALLRQFIVHRNKINKPVTLINGYGPSEGTTFACRHIINEELLTSDEHLSAIGVPFKNTQTYVLDEQMNEVDEGELYLSGIHLALGYHRSEDITIEKFIKNPFCQIAPFERMYKTGDLVKKLSTGELLYTGRVDDQVKVGGYRIHLSEVERKLMKHNEVSLAAVVVEMGGGLHKMLTAYIVFSSPHTKIHADELREFLSQELPSYMLPAKYVMVDELPLTPIGKIDKAKLDQISHTDLSFHIDKSLTNKTEETLKDIWNHLLNRSHIEVNKNLFDLGATSLLITEACTLINHALHTELQVVDLLEHPTIHKLTKYIEGDIDVPLVREIHSTTSSDIAIVGMSCRFPGANNIDQFWDNLCQGKDCLTRFNPEDFGGSLQKTSNFVPVKGILSDIDQFDASFFNFSPVDANITDPQQRIFLECAWEALESAAIAPKKQKVKTISVFAGMTDSTYLHENLLKNNRFCREYDLFHQRIATSLSMLSTQTSYRLNLKGRSVNVNTACSTGLIAVDHACQDLILGHSDIALAGASCVTVPQIDGYIYQPGSIVSPDGYCRPFSSKANGTVFSNGVGVVVLKRLEDAINDHNTIYAVIKSRGVNNDGVDKLGFTAPSMSGQMSCIKDALSQAKLTADQISFVEAHGTATALGDVIELHALSAVYREQTELSHYCALGSVKANIGHTDVAAGMAGLIKTALCLYHKKITPMIYFDKPNPDLGLEESPFYVNDQLMDWENVHRARYAGVSSFGVGGTNVHMILSDYDVSQHTTAPFLQTEELVFVSGKTQRALEEQIQKLDQYLSSDRCNDDMLRDIAYTLHRGRDDFNWRRFSVGKNIVEIQKGLQETHSVYCDDEVQHSIVLMFSGQGTQYPRMAMELFDTIPRFREYVLQGIKTANHYLNCDLLHLIKNSDTDSLAPTQFTQPALFIIEYALARLLMECGVQLDVLIGHSIGEYVAACVAGVFSFEDGIALVCERGLLMANVPAGQMLSLECSDEECQEYQLVSGVSLALHNATHQYVLAGNTESIGVLEKHLIKHKKQYHKLKVSHAFHSGMMECLEKPFKELFSNITLSPPTIPIVSNVTGDWLSAEDAMSPDYWYRHLRYTVQFAQGVHLLLQDEHPLFVEVGLGQSLCGFVNTMSSKHVFVTSTLPSHYKPVSDLTQFLTTLGQLWTKGVPVLLEPLHESSVRKSIALPTYAFQRQRYWIHPDESSLKLNRQTKLYSPVWTREALSEVNHITLGDYQWVIFKDTRDIGQQLINVLSFYNVRPIIIEAGDAFIIHSQTHFTINPVLKEHYIDCFKCLREALNHPKFVHCWSLDGVEEEVQEGTAIDVCFDKGFYSLLYVIQAYVEVIGAQTELSCCIMTHGTQPILGTERLSPVNATLSSFCHVVPLEHPLIRCLVVDIMREVKGVDLTSILADILAALTISETKDILIAYRNNYRWFPAYVAIENNSLKSRLSDKGIYLITGGFGGIGLALSEAIASQVHQPVLILSSRKSYPPQEQWAQILEDKNHQEYDTISQLKYIQSLGASINLYPCDVTNEQDVSQLFHWIFLNYGKLNGLIHAAGIAGEGIIHLKTPDKAHQVLSPKIYGAYYLANATQNLPILDFVVLMSSIAAIVGAKGQIDYSAANASLDVMAQSNLFHSKFTLSLNWNTWRDVGMSVCLSKTDALNLFNLGNDISSKEGQSLFLNALSTSYRHLIISNYELARYQELLANPVNENEEVKNRISREHLNIKNTYLEPQDELEKQLAKLWQECLHIDSIGREDNFFALGGHSLKAMTLIEKINAMFDCSLSIQHMYKAPTIALLRQLISESQKQSIDIIVPLNEIDEVKPKLFFCHPVSGLVYCFNEIASLWKSASIYGIQDPSISVGKMLYDSIESMAKQYVDAILQIQPKGPYYLVGYSFGGTMVYEIAYLLRKQHHKIGLLALIESWSVFSPRQREDSYSIEHLFSMDDKKTKALADLAAERMRLLLEHQPTMTSQDMILFKAKELNEGYQEIDDPYNGWAKFNKGNIMCQTIDANHDTIMNEENSKMIAEFLQKNDFYQ